A genomic segment from Nocardiopsis sp. Huas11 encodes:
- a CDS encoding potassium/proton antiporter has protein sequence MTVQLPADGWILAGGFLLIAAILAAGFASRIRLPGLLLFLALGMLIADDGLALVTVDDPRLAQIAGTVGLLLILFEGGLTTKPGDIRRAAAPGFLLATVAVLITAALVGWGTYLLLDVAPLTAFLIGAVVASTDAAAVFAMLRRAPLPRRLASLLEVESGANDPIAIMLTIGLIATWQGTPAPAEWAVFALVQLGGGIAVGVLVGLTGSWLLTRINLGPAGVYPVLALGVAGLSYGSAAVLGASGFLAVYITGLIVGARAPLHRRGIRSFHEGLSNTAEVGLFLMLGMLVFPSQLPAVAVPALAVSAVLILVARPVAVTLCLVWFGYSWRELVFISWVGLRGAVPIVLATFPFVAGYPDGALIFNVVFFVVLLSAAVQGVSIRAVARRLGLSRGEEHTLSPVAEDVPLSDVNTELIEVRATPDLYIVGRQLEQLDPPHGLVTTIVRGSHVLLPTPRTRIREGDLIIVAMARRPDANRLVTAWAKGETFT, from the coding sequence ATGACCGTTCAACTGCCTGCCGACGGTTGGATCCTGGCAGGGGGATTCCTGCTGATTGCGGCCATCCTAGCGGCCGGGTTCGCCAGCCGGATCCGGCTGCCCGGCCTGCTGCTCTTCCTCGCGCTGGGCATGCTCATCGCCGACGACGGCCTGGCCCTGGTCACCGTCGACGACCCCCGCCTGGCCCAGATCGCAGGCACCGTGGGGCTGCTCCTCATCCTGTTCGAGGGTGGCCTGACCACCAAACCGGGTGACATCCGGCGCGCGGCCGCACCCGGCTTCCTGTTGGCCACGGTCGCCGTCCTCATCACCGCCGCCCTCGTGGGCTGGGGCACCTACCTGCTGCTGGACGTCGCACCGCTCACCGCCTTCCTGATCGGCGCGGTCGTGGCCTCCACCGATGCCGCGGCCGTCTTCGCGATGCTGCGCCGCGCCCCTCTGCCCCGCAGGCTCGCCTCCCTGCTGGAGGTGGAGTCCGGCGCCAACGACCCCATCGCCATCATGCTCACGATCGGGCTCATCGCCACCTGGCAGGGCACCCCCGCCCCGGCCGAGTGGGCGGTGTTCGCCCTCGTCCAACTGGGCGGGGGCATCGCGGTCGGCGTCCTGGTCGGACTGACGGGAAGCTGGCTGCTGACCCGCATCAACCTGGGACCCGCCGGGGTCTACCCGGTGCTCGCGCTGGGAGTGGCGGGGCTCTCCTACGGGTCGGCGGCCGTGCTGGGAGCCTCCGGCTTCCTGGCCGTCTACATCACCGGTCTGATCGTGGGCGCCCGCGCACCCCTGCACCGCCGCGGTATCCGCAGTTTCCACGAAGGTCTGTCCAACACCGCCGAGGTCGGGCTGTTCCTCATGCTGGGGATGCTCGTCTTCCCCTCCCAGCTGCCCGCCGTCGCCGTGCCCGCGCTCGCCGTCTCGGCGGTCCTCATCCTTGTGGCCAGGCCGGTCGCCGTGACGCTGTGCCTGGTGTGGTTCGGCTACAGCTGGCGGGAGCTGGTCTTCATCAGCTGGGTGGGTTTGCGCGGCGCGGTGCCGATCGTGCTGGCCACCTTCCCGTTCGTGGCCGGCTACCCCGATGGCGCGCTCATCTTCAATGTGGTCTTCTTCGTGGTCCTGCTGTCGGCGGCGGTGCAGGGGGTGAGCATCCGGGCGGTGGCACGCCGGCTCGGGCTGTCCCGAGGTGAGGAGCACACGCTCTCGCCCGTGGCGGAAGACGTTCCGCTCAGCGATGTCAACACGGAGCTGATCGAGGTGCGGGCGACACCGGACCTGTACATCGTCGGCCGACAGCTGGAGCAACTGGACCCCCCTCACGGGCTGGTGACCACGATCGTGCGGGGCTCACACGTGTTGCTCCCCACTCCTCGTACCCGGATCAGGGAGGGTGACCTGATCATCGTGGCGATGGCGAGGCGTCCGGACGCGAACAGGCTGGTCACCGCATGGGCCAAGGGTGAGACCTTCACGTGA
- a CDS encoding universal stress protein, translating into MWLRWRGHGSAVRPSAIRRLLVPLDGSREAASAIDPALRIARTLQVPVELMTVHDRVHGKWAQDIDDIAAGLMYERVEVAVVGAGWAGAVIVDSVAQQPGTVVCMATHNRDRFSRLVAGSVTEHVLHHVESPVVMVGPRYRPGEAEDVYERAVVCCDGGHRDEATLAVAGSWAQQLKLELELVHVRDGDADDDTATRVSDAAARLQENGLAAGATVLTGSDPAEGITGLFARRPGALAVLASHARMGLSRLVLGSVSSKMLETSPVPLLLTRVP; encoded by the coding sequence ATGTGGCTCAGGTGGCGCGGACACGGCTCGGCGGTGCGGCCGTCGGCCATCCGTCGGCTGCTGGTGCCGCTGGACGGCTCGCGTGAGGCCGCTTCGGCGATCGACCCGGCGCTGCGGATCGCCCGCACCCTCCAGGTCCCGGTGGAGCTGATGACGGTGCACGACCGTGTGCACGGCAAGTGGGCGCAGGACATCGACGACATCGCGGCCGGTCTGATGTATGAGCGCGTCGAGGTCGCCGTGGTGGGCGCCGGTTGGGCGGGCGCCGTGATCGTGGATTCGGTCGCCCAGCAGCCGGGCACCGTGGTGTGCATGGCCACACACAACCGGGACCGGTTCTCGCGGCTGGTCGCGGGGAGCGTGACCGAGCACGTACTGCACCACGTTGAATCGCCGGTGGTGATGGTGGGTCCGCGCTACCGGCCGGGTGAGGCCGAGGACGTGTACGAGCGTGCCGTGGTCTGCTGCGACGGCGGGCACCGTGATGAGGCGACTCTGGCCGTGGCCGGGAGCTGGGCCCAACAGCTCAAGCTGGAACTGGAGCTGGTGCATGTCCGGGACGGGGACGCGGACGACGACACGGCCACGCGCGTCTCGGACGCGGCCGCGCGTCTGCAGGAGAACGGCTTGGCGGCCGGGGCCACGGTGCTCACCGGCTCGGATCCCGCGGAAGGGATCACCGGGCTGTTCGCGCGGCGCCCCGGCGCGCTGGCGGTGCTGGCCAGCCACGCCCGCATGGGCTTGTCCCGGCTCGTACTGGGCAGTGTCAGCTCCAAGATGCTGGAGACGAGTCCCGTCCCCCTGCTCCTGACTCGCGTTCCCTGA
- a CDS encoding GAF domain-containing protein, with protein sequence MSQPGDDPYEHDERNRLSLPRAGLDDLLDEVRARMSDISATQDRIRTLLEAVISIGEGLHLDPLLLRITETAARLVNARYGAQGVIGPDGELARFIPVGLQPQEIAAIEHWPEGKGILGLLIKEPHALRLSDVRDHPESRGFPEGHPPMRSFLGVPIRIRDQVFGNLYMTDKRDGTRFTEDDELLLRALATAAGTAIENAQLFSQSQSRETWLDASGQITTQLLTGAAPEQVLRLVARRARVMAHADCAVIAMPGSDPDTLAVRVWDAPEDGDGRRWAALEGAVLSCGPDTLLGRVYRGGDALMAEVSEPGHQGADFLRDLGAGPVIVLPFGPPEGARGILFLARSRDGDAFQDSWLGMLSSFADQAAVALELAEARLDSERLTVLEDRDRIARDLHDTVIQRLYATAITLMGTVRRIDDTGTAARVRNAVTELDDTIRQIRSTIFALQSTGSNPSWLRSRVLDLVNSAGDILGFAPRLLTQGPIDNEVDETVGEHLAAVLRELLSNVARHAGATRVDVELSVGDDLRLRVVDDGCGIPDDAGRSGLRNVESRAHELGGQVVITTAQDEGTTVEWRVPCRVQPAPARRDG encoded by the coding sequence ATGAGTCAGCCAGGCGACGATCCGTACGAGCACGACGAGCGGAACCGGCTGTCCCTTCCCCGCGCTGGGCTGGACGACCTCCTGGACGAGGTCAGGGCACGCATGTCCGACATCTCCGCGACCCAGGACCGGATCCGCACGCTGTTGGAGGCGGTCATCTCCATCGGCGAGGGCCTGCACCTGGACCCGCTGCTGCTGCGCATCACCGAGACCGCCGCCCGCCTGGTCAACGCCCGCTACGGCGCCCAGGGCGTGATCGGTCCGGACGGCGAACTCGCCCGGTTCATCCCGGTCGGCCTCCAGCCCCAGGAGATCGCCGCCATCGAGCACTGGCCCGAAGGTAAAGGCATCCTCGGCCTGCTGATCAAGGAGCCCCACGCGCTGCGGCTCAGCGACGTGCGCGATCACCCCGAATCGCGCGGGTTCCCCGAGGGCCACCCGCCCATGCGCTCCTTTCTGGGGGTGCCCATCCGCATCCGCGACCAGGTGTTCGGCAACCTGTACATGACCGACAAGCGCGACGGCACCCGGTTCACCGAGGACGACGAACTCCTGCTGCGGGCCCTGGCCACCGCGGCGGGTACCGCCATCGAGAACGCGCAGCTGTTCTCCCAGTCCCAGAGCCGTGAGACCTGGCTCGACGCCTCCGGGCAGATCACCACGCAGCTGCTGACCGGCGCCGCACCCGAGCAGGTCCTGCGGCTGGTCGCGCGTCGGGCCCGCGTCATGGCGCACGCCGACTGCGCGGTCATCGCCATGCCCGGATCCGATCCCGACACGCTGGCCGTGCGGGTCTGGGACGCCCCTGAGGACGGTGACGGCCGGCGGTGGGCGGCCCTGGAGGGGGCGGTTCTGTCCTGCGGCCCCGACACCTTGTTGGGGCGCGTCTACCGCGGCGGCGACGCCCTGATGGCCGAGGTGTCCGAACCCGGGCACCAGGGCGCCGACTTCCTCCGCGACCTGGGTGCGGGGCCCGTGATCGTCCTGCCGTTCGGTCCGCCCGAGGGCGCCCGCGGCATCCTGTTCCTGGCCCGCTCGCGGGACGGGGACGCCTTCCAGGACAGCTGGCTGGGCATGCTGTCCTCCTTCGCCGACCAGGCCGCCGTCGCCCTGGAGCTGGCCGAGGCCCGGTTGGACTCCGAGCGGCTGACGGTGTTGGAGGACCGTGACCGGATCGCCCGCGACCTGCACGACACCGTCATCCAGCGGCTCTACGCCACGGCCATCACCCTGATGGGCACCGTCCGACGGATCGATGACACGGGCACGGCGGCACGGGTCCGGAACGCCGTCACCGAACTGGACGACACCATCCGCCAGATCCGGTCCACGATCTTCGCCCTGCAGAGCACCGGATCGAATCCCTCCTGGTTGCGCTCCCGGGTCCTGGACCTGGTCAACAGCGCCGGTGACATCCTCGGGTTCGCACCCCGCCTGCTCACCCAGGGGCCCATCGACAACGAGGTCGACGAGACCGTCGGCGAGCACCTCGCGGCGGTCCTGCGCGAACTGCTGTCCAACGTCGCCCGGCACGCCGGAGCGACCCGGGTGGACGTGGAACTGTCGGTCGGGGACGACCTGCGCCTGCGGGTGGTCGACGACGGGTGCGGCATCCCCGACGACGCCGGCCGCAGCGGCCTGCGCAACGTCGAGTCCCGCGCCCACGAGCTGGGCGGCCAGGTCGTCATCACCACGGCCCAGGACGAGGGCACCACCGTCGAGTGGCGGGTGCCGTGCCGGGTCCAGCCGGCCCCCGCGCGCCGGGACGGCTGA
- a CDS encoding response regulator transcription factor, giving the protein MSGEGAIRVFLVDDHEVVRRGVGSLLADEADIEVVGEAGTAARARARIPALAPHVVVLDVRLPDGDGVTLCREIRSRLPETRILMLTSYSDDEALYGAVMAGASGYILKQIHGTDLVGAVRTVAEGRSLLDPESTTRMLTRLREDAVRQDPLSELTEQERRVLELIGEGLTNREIGARMFLAEKTVKNYVSRVLAKLGMARRTQAAAYATRLSMSEGRTHR; this is encoded by the coding sequence ATGAGCGGTGAAGGCGCGATCCGCGTGTTCCTCGTGGACGATCACGAGGTGGTGCGGCGCGGGGTGGGCTCCCTCCTGGCCGACGAGGCCGACATCGAGGTCGTGGGCGAGGCCGGCACCGCCGCCCGGGCCCGGGCCCGGATACCGGCGCTGGCCCCGCACGTCGTCGTGCTGGACGTGCGCCTGCCCGACGGAGACGGAGTCACTCTGTGCCGGGAGATCCGCTCGCGCCTACCCGAGACACGGATTCTCATGCTGACCTCCTACTCCGACGACGAGGCGCTCTACGGTGCCGTGATGGCCGGGGCGTCGGGGTACATCCTCAAACAGATCCACGGCACCGACCTGGTCGGCGCGGTGCGCACGGTGGCGGAGGGCCGCTCCCTGCTCGATCCGGAGTCCACGACCCGGATGCTGACCCGGTTGCGCGAGGACGCCGTGCGCCAGGACCCCCTCAGCGAACTCACCGAGCAGGAGCGGCGCGTCCTGGAGCTGATCGGGGAGGGTCTGACGAACCGGGAGATCGGCGCCAGGATGTTCCTGGCCGAGAAGACGGTGAAGAACTACGTCTCACGCGTGCTCGCCAAACTCGGCATGGCGAGGCGTACCCAGGCGGCCGCCTACGCGACCAGGCTGTCCATGAGCGAGGGCCGGACCCACCGCTAG
- a CDS encoding pyridoxamine 5'-phosphate oxidase family protein, with protein MTSSSGADESGRGRGSVTGAPTPPAPRASSADLAGTEQLGEDAELLVGADIAESTDSSFTVLERETCFNLLATRGIGRVAFTIEGDAAPTVLPVNYALLDDTIVFRSNLAGTIMRHGRGYAAFEVDHFDHEHFEGWSVLASGRCRWIRDDGELSRIPQGRLAKPWAAGKRDQVLKIVPGRISGRRISRS; from the coding sequence ATGACTTCTTCAAGCGGTGCGGACGAGTCGGGACGAGGGCGCGGGAGCGTCACGGGGGCGCCCACGCCCCCGGCTCCGCGCGCGTCCTCTGCGGACCTGGCGGGCACCGAGCAGCTGGGCGAGGACGCGGAACTGCTGGTGGGCGCGGACATCGCCGAGAGCACGGACTCCAGCTTCACCGTGCTCGAACGGGAGACGTGCTTCAACCTGCTCGCCACGCGCGGCATCGGACGGGTGGCGTTCACCATCGAAGGCGACGCCGCGCCCACGGTGCTGCCGGTGAACTACGCGCTGCTCGACGACACGATCGTGTTCCGGTCCAACCTGGCCGGGACCATCATGCGCCACGGGCGCGGCTACGCCGCCTTCGAGGTGGACCACTTCGACCACGAGCACTTCGAGGGGTGGAGCGTGCTGGCCTCGGGCCGCTGCCGGTGGATCCGCGACGATGGTGAGTTGAGCCGCATCCCGCAGGGACGGCTCGCCAAACCCTGGGCGGCGGGCAAGCGCGACCAGGTGCTGAAGATCGTGCCGGGCCGGATCTCCGGCCGACGGATCTCCAGGAGTTGA